The DNA segment TCGCTGGCGGAGTCGGTTACAAATCCCCTGTAAAAGGAATGAGACGCAGAAAAACAATGAGAGGCGAGGAGATATCAACAGATATCGGGCAGATCAATACCTTAATCGAGGAATACGGTAGTAAATCCATTAAGGTATTGCTGGGCGGCGAACCTGAAGAAGTAGTTGAAGAGACAGCTTCAGAAGAAGCAACAGATGAGTCCTCAGAAGAAAGTGAAGAAAAACCAGAATAATTGTAGAACTTGATCGTTCTACAGCTCTCTTTTTTTCGACTGGAAATTCCAGTCGAAACATTTATTTTTGTTGGTATATAAAGTATAAATTTCTCATCAAATATCGAATAAATAAATTTGAATATTTCTCCTAAATGGTGAGTATAAAAGCAATCCCTCAAATATGAGGGAATGCTAATGCATGTTTGACAACACATGCAAGAATTATTATTTCACCAAGACATAAAAACTTGCCGCCCTCTTTCAGTCAGAATGATATTTGAGGATAATCATAACTGGAACGCGTTCATCCTTGAGCATAAAGACGAACTTCGCGATGTTGAAATTATTGAAGTTAACAAAATGCTATCCTGCAAGGATGAGAGTCGTGGTTACTTCACATATCATCAAACCATCTATTTTGGATGTAATAGTCGCATCTGTTCGAATTGTGGTAAGAATCATACAGATAAATGGGCAAAATCTCTTAAAAATGCAATGTTCAATGTTCCCCATCGACATGCGGTCTTAACAATTTCCGATGTTTTATGGCCTATCATATTGCAAAATCGTTTTCTGCAAAAGGTTTTAATAGATGCAGCAATTGAAGCAATTAACGATACAATTTCGTATAAAAATCGGAATGGACGATTGCTTGCAGGTGCTATTGTTGTGTTGCATCCATTTTCGAAAAATATGGGATTCAATCCGCATCTCCATGTGCTCGTAACTGAAGGTGGGTTTGACAAGCGTGGAAGATTTATCCATCAAAAGTTTATTTCTTTCAGAGGAATGCGAAAAACTTGGCAATATCAAGTACTTACTCGGTTTAAAGCTGAATTT comes from the Methanosarcinales archaeon genome and includes:
- a CDS encoding 30S ribosomal protein S6e gives rise to the protein MADFRVTVSDRNSGSAHQVEISGSQANKFTDKSIGDTVGGDAVGLPGYTLKITGGTDKDGFPMRSGLPGQRRRKILIAGGVGYKSPVKGMRRRKTMRGEEISTDIGQINTLIEEYGSKSIKVLLGGEPEEVVEETASEEATDESSEESEEKPE
- a CDS encoding transposase, translating into MQELLFHQDIKTCRPLSVRMIFEDNHNWNAFILEHKDELRDVEIIEVNKMLSCKDESRGYFTYHQTIYFGCNSRICSNCGKNHTDKWAKSLKNAMFNVPHRHAVLTISDVLWPIILQNRFLQKVLIDAAIEAINDTISYKNRNGRLLAGAIVVLHPFSKNMGFNPHLHVLVTEGGFDKRGRFIHQKFISFRGMRKTWQYQVLTRFKAEFPGNMEISMLVHQLFKKYPEGFYVHLPEESRITNKQNVARYVARYIRHPAVANTRLYEYDGKSVTFWYKDHEDKKIFVTMEVKKFIRALIQHIPDRNFKMIRYYGSYGRRIKKLFSGYLQRSLNQTTFEDFSKKRNVWAPECPNCGTKMTFAWYEKL